A DNA window from Fragaria vesca subsp. vesca linkage group LG3, FraVesHawaii_1.0, whole genome shotgun sequence contains the following coding sequences:
- the LOC101312423 gene encoding 125 kDa kinesin-related protein-like, whose protein sequence is MDSVQAQQRRVGGGLVSLSPSQTPRSSEKSARDLRSADSNSMNRHEKEKGVNVQVLVRCRPLSEDEIRVHTPVVISCNEGRREVAAIQNIANKQIDRTFAFDKVFGPASEQKELYDQAVSPIVNEVLEGYNCTIFAYGQTGTGKTYTMEGGARKKNGEFPSDAGVIPRAVKQIFDILEAQAAEYSMKVTFLELYNEEITDLLALEESTKFTDDKTKKPIALMEDGRGGVFVRGLEEEIVCTANEIYKILEKGSAKRRTAETLLNKQSSRSHSIFSITIHIKECTPEGEEMIKCGKLNLVDLAGSENISRSGAREGRAREAGEINKSLLTLGRVINALVEHSGHIPYRDSKLTRLLRDSLGGKTKTCIIATISPSIHCLEETLSTLDYAHRAKNIKNKPEVNQKMMKSALIKDLYTEIDRLKQEVYAAREKNGIYIPRDRYLHEEAEKKAMAEKIERMELESESKDKVSMELQELYNSQQLLTAELTDKLEKTEKKLEETEHSLVDLEEKHRQANATIKEKEFLISNLLKSEKSLVEHAFELRAELENAASDVSSLFSKIERKDKIEDGNRILVQKFQSQLTQQLEILHKTVAVAVTQQEQQLKDMEEDMQSFVSTKAGATEELRERLGKLKQLYGSGIKTLDGIAVDLEGNSQSTFCHLNSEVSNHSSAVEDLFKGIASEADELLNDLQSNLHKQEEKLSAHAQQQREAHARAVEMARSVSKVTVDFFKTLDMHASSLSQIVEEAQTVNDKKLSELEEKFEECAANEERQLLEKVAELLASSNARKKRLVQTAVNDLRESATSRTNKLQQEMSTMQESTSSIKAKWTIHMEKTESHYLEDTCAVECGKKDMEEVLQNCLKKAKMGVQQWKNAQESLLSLEKKNVASVDSIVRRGTEANQVLRERFSSAVSASLEDVDVADKDLLSSIDHSLQLDHDACENLNSTIVPCCGDMRELKGGHYHNIVEITENAGKFLLEEYVVDEPSCSTPRKRSFNLPSIASIEELRTPAFEDLLRSFWDGRSAKQANGDAKHLAAAYEGAQSLKDSRLPLTAIN, encoded by the exons ATGGATTCGGTACAGGCGCAGCAGAGAAGAGTAGGAGGAGGATTGGTGTCGCTATCGCCGTCGCAGACGCCGCGGTCGAGCGAAAAGTCGGCGAGAGATCTGCGATCGGCGGATTCGAATTCGATGAACAGGCATGAGAAAGAGAAGGGCGTCAATGTGCAGGTTCTTGTGCGTTGCAG GCCTTTGAGTGAAGATGAAATTAGAGTGCATACGCCGGTTGTGATTTCTTGCAATGAGGGTAGGAGGGAGGTGGCTGCTATTCAGAATATTGCTAACAAGCAGATTGATAGAACTTTCGCTTTCGACAAG GTCTTTGGTCCAGCATCAGAACAGAAGGAATTGTACGATCAGGCTGTATCTCCTATTGTGAACGAAGTACTTGAGGGATATAACTGTACTATCTTTGCCTATGGTCAGACAGGGACGGGAAAGACTTACACAATGGAAGGAGGAGCAAGAAAGAAG AATGGTGAGTTTCCAAGTGATGCCGGTGTTATCCCAAGAGCTGTAAAACAAATTTTTGACATATTAGAAGCTCAGGCTGCTGAGTATAGCATGAAAGTCACTTTCTTAGAGCTGTATAATGAGGAAATCACTGATCTGTTGGCCCTAGAGGAGAGCACAAAATTTACAGATGACAAAACTAAGAAACCGATAGCACTCATGGAAGATGGCAGAGGTGGTGTTTTTGTGAGAGGCTTGGAAGAAGAGATAGTGTGCACAGCAAATGAAATCTATAAAATCTTGGAGAAAGGATCTGCAAAAAGGCGTACAGCTGAGACTCTTCTGAACAAGCAAAGTAGTCGTTCACATTCTATATTTTCAATCACAATCCACATTAAGGAATGCACACCAGAGGGTGAAGAAATGATAAAGTGTGGGAAGCTGAATCTTGTTGACCTTGCTGGTTCAGAGAACATTTCTCGCTCTGGTGCAAGAGAG GGCAGAGCAAGGGAAGCTGGAGAGATAAATAAAAGCTTACTTACTCTCGGTCGTGTCATTAATGCTCTAGTTGAGCACTCTGGTCATATTCCGTATAG GGACAGTAAACTAACAAGACTACTAAGGGACTCCTTAGGAGGGAAAACAAAGACATGCATAATTGCTACCATATCACCCTCCATCCATTGTTTGGAAGAAACACTCAGCACCTTGGACTACGCACACCGTGCCAAAAATATAAAGAATAAACCAGAG GTTAATCAAAAGATGATGAAATCAGCTTTGATCAAGGACTTATATACTGAAATTGATCGACTCAAGCAAG AGGTATATGCTGCAAGAGAGAAGAACGGAATATATATACCACGGGATCGTTATCTTCATGAAGAAGCTGAGAAGAAG GCAATGGCAGAAAAGATAGAGCGCATGGAACTTGAATCTGAATCCAAAGACAAG GTATCAATGGAGCTTCAGGAACTTTACAATTCTCAGCAACTTTTGACAGCAGAATTGACTGATAAACTTGAGAAAACTGAG AAAAAGCTTGAGGAAACTGAACATTCATTGGTTGATCTGGAGGAAAAACATCGGCAAGCAAATGCGACCATTAAAGAGAAGGAATTCCTGATATCAAATCTTCTCAAATCTG AGAAATCACTTGTTGAGCATGCATTTGAGCTTCGAGCAGAGCTAGAGAATGCTGCATCAGATGTTTCCAGTTTATTTTCCAAAATTG AGCGCAAGGATAAAATCGAAGATGGGAATCGGATACTGGTCCAAAAATTCCAGTCACAGCTAACTCAACAACTTGAAATCTTGCATAAGACAGTAGCAGTTGCAGTGACACAACAGGAGCAGCAGTTGAAGGATATGGAAGAAGATATGCAGTCATTTGTATCCACGAAGGCAGGG GCTACTGAAGAACTTCGAGAAAGACTAGGAAAGCTGAAACAATTGTATGGTTCTGGTATCAAGACACTGGATGGTATAGCGGTGGACCTTGAAGGAAATTCTCAGTCAACTTTTTGTCATCTAAACTCTGAGGTGTCTAACCACTCTTCTGCAGTGGAGGAT CTCTTCAAAGGAATTGCTTCTGAAGCTGATGAACTACTTAATGATCTTCAAAGTAATCTTCACAAGCAAGAGGAGAAGCTAAGCGCACATGCACAACAACAGCGTGAG GCTCATGCCAGAGCAGTGGAAATGGCACGGTCAGTTTCTAAAGTTACCGTGGATTTCTTCAAGACTCTGGACATGCATGCATCCAGTTTATCTCAAATTGTGGAAGAAGCACAGACTGTCAATGATAAGAAACTGTCTGAGCTTGAAGAAAAGTTTGAG GAGTGTGCTGCTAATGAAGAAAGGCAGTTGCTAGAAAAAGTGGCAGAGCTGCTGGCAAGTTCAAATGCTAGGAAGAAAAGACTG GTTCAAACAGCAGTTAATGACCTTCGGGAGAGTGCAACTAGCAGAACTAACAAGCTACAGCAAGAAATGTCAACAATGCAAGAATCCACTTCTTCTATCAAAGCAAAATGGACAATTCACATGGAAAAGACAGAATCTCATTACCTTGAAGATACATGTGCTGTTGAATGTGGAAAGAAAGACATGGAGGAGGTTCTTCAGAATTG TCTAAAGAAGGCAAAAATGGGTGTACAACAATGGAAGAATGCTCAAGAGTCCTTGCTAAGTCTTGAAAAGAAAAACGTTGCTTCTGTGGACTCCATTGTTAG GAGGGGAACGGAAGCCAATCAAGTTCTACGGGAAAGGTTTTCCTCTGCTGTTTCAGCCTCGCTTGAAGATGTAGATGTTGCAGACAAAGATCTGCTCTCTTCTATTGATC ATTCATTACAACTTGACCATGATGCTTGTGAAAACCTAAACTCAACTATTGTTCCCTGTTGTGGGGATATGAGGGAACTTAAGGGAGGCCACTACCACAATATCGTCGAAAT